ATCCAACAAGCAATTGCTGCAGGCGTTGTCGGTCGCCGGATTGCCCGTTTTTTTGGTTATTTTACAGCCCGACCTGGGAACGGCGCTGATGATGAGCGCGATCGCATTTGGAATCTTGTGGGCGCGCGGCATCGGGCGGAAGCAGGCGGCAGCGCTGCTGGCGGTCGGTAGTCTGGCGGCAGGCACGTTTGCCGCTCTTTTTGTCGTAAAGAAAGAGCTGTTTTTCAAACTGGTGCATCCGTACCAATGGGAGCGGCTGACATTGTTTCTGCATCCGCAAATCAGGGAAACGGGGATGGGAGCGGGCTACCAACTGCACCAATCGATGTTGGCGATTGGGGCTGGGCAAATCTGGGGGGAAGGCATATTTAAGGGGATCCAAACACAAGGGGCCTGGATTCCGGAACGACATACCGATTTTATTTTTTCCGTGGTAGCGGAAGAATTGGGATTCGCAGGCGCTTGTCTGCTGCTGGCGGCCTATTTTGCCCTGCTTTGGCGGATGATCAAAATCGGCCGGGAGGCGCGCGACTCGATGGGTGCTTTGATTGTAGCGGGCGTGTTGTCAATGTTTCTGGCCCAGG
The sequence above is a segment of the Effusibacillus dendaii genome. Coding sequences within it:
- the rodA gene encoding rod shape-determining protein RodA; the encoded protein is MIERVANKRIVDIDWLMVAIVAGLSVGSVVMVASASHVNLTGDPSYFYARQSVWFLIGFGVLFYSLRIDYAEYTQHWKQLYFVGIGLLVLVSLTGAVTNGAKSWFQIGPLRLEPAELMKIILILTMASLLENTESALSNKQLLQALSVAGLPVFLVILQPDLGTALMMSAIAFGILWARGIGRKQAAALLAVGSLAAGTFAALFVVKKELFFKLVHPYQWERLTLFLHPQIRETGMGAGYQLHQSMLAIGAGQIWGEGIFKGIQTQGAWIPERHTDFIFSVVAEELGFAGACLLLAAYFALLWRMIKIGREARDSMGALIVAGVLSMFLAQVFENVGMTMSIMPITGITLPLMSYGGSSILSSMLAIGLVLNVGYHRKKIKF